One segment of Pseudoalteromonas rubra DNA contains the following:
- a CDS encoding NRAMP family divalent metal transporter: MATAAVGGSHLVAATQAGALFGWQLLWLVVAVNLLKYPFFRFGVEYTLHSGNSLVTGYHNKNRALFYLFVVLNVIAAVVNTAGVLLLTAALLQYALPWSISLTTLCYALLFICLGILLFGHYKLLDKASKGIMAILCFTTLAALLVAVSQGQAHPSPQPAPSPYSLALLGFMVALMGWMPAPIEISAINSLWLKAKTRTQSLSKAQGLFDFNLGYFLTLFLAVVFFSLGVLLQYGQSQKIELAGVAFSKQLIDMYALTLGEWARWLIATIAFLCMFGTTITVLDGYARTLDDAVKLIKPHKNKASLSLFIALQAIFGMVLVLFFKANLKDMLMFAMTLAFLTTPFFAWLNFSLIRKELFAQQSKLVQILTWTGLTYLIAFAVLFVVWRWVL, from the coding sequence ATGGCCACCGCCGCAGTCGGAGGCTCTCATCTGGTCGCCGCCACCCAGGCAGGCGCCTTATTTGGCTGGCAACTATTATGGTTAGTGGTTGCGGTTAACCTACTCAAGTACCCCTTTTTCCGTTTTGGGGTGGAATACACACTGCATAGCGGTAACAGCCTGGTCACGGGCTATCACAATAAAAACCGGGCTTTGTTCTATCTGTTTGTGGTGCTCAATGTCATCGCTGCAGTTGTGAACACGGCGGGGGTACTGTTGCTCACTGCTGCACTGCTCCAATATGCGTTACCCTGGTCTATCTCGTTGACCACTTTATGCTATGCCTTATTATTTATCTGCCTTGGGATCTTATTGTTTGGTCACTATAAACTGCTCGACAAAGCCAGCAAGGGGATCATGGCCATCTTGTGCTTTACCACACTGGCAGCTTTGCTGGTCGCAGTGTCACAGGGTCAGGCACATCCCTCACCACAACCGGCCCCGTCGCCCTACTCACTTGCACTACTGGGATTTATGGTGGCCCTGATGGGCTGGATGCCAGCCCCCATTGAAATCTCTGCCATCAATTCGCTCTGGCTCAAAGCCAAAACTCGCACTCAATCGCTCAGTAAAGCACAGGGCTTGTTTGATTTTAACCTTGGCTACTTTCTGACGCTGTTTCTGGCCGTGGTATTCTTTTCACTGGGTGTGCTACTACAGTATGGCCAGAGTCAAAAAATCGAACTCGCAGGCGTCGCTTTTTCTAAACAGCTGATAGATATGTATGCACTAACACTGGGAGAGTGGGCGCGCTGGTTGATAGCCACGATTGCCTTTTTATGTATGTTTGGCACTACCATCACTGTACTGGATGGCTACGCCAGAACCCTGGATGATGCTGTGAAGCTGATCAAACCACATAAAAACAAAGCCAGCCTGTCATTGTTTATTGCCCTGCAAGCCATATTCGGTATGGTGCTGGTGCTATTTTTTAAAGCCAATCTCAAAGACATGCTGATGTTTGCCATGACACTGGCGTTTTTAACCACGCCATTTTTTGCCTGGCTCAATTTCTCGCTGATCCGCAAAGAACTGTTTGCACAGCAAAGTAAGCTGGTGCAAATATTGACCTGGACAGGTCTTACCTATTTGATTGCGTTTGCAGTGTTATTTGTGGTGTGGCGCTGGGTGCTCTGA
- a CDS encoding YfcL family protein, which translates to MSLQAYIEAAQQFFDELVERASDDELFAGGYLRGHFDLAVGYAQVEELTLSVDELNAKVESSLVKAYRDGELNEEDKHHVVTIWERLKQLGA; encoded by the coding sequence ATGTCACTTCAAGCGTATATAGAAGCTGCACAGCAGTTTTTTGATGAATTAGTAGAAAGAGCAAGCGATGACGAACTGTTTGCTGGTGGCTACTTACGCGGTCATTTTGACCTGGCAGTTGGATATGCTCAGGTTGAGGAACTGACGTTATCAGTCGATGAGCTGAATGCCAAAGTTGAATCCAGCCTGGTGAAAGCTTACCGCGACGGTGAGCTTAACGAGGAAGATAAGCATCACGTGGTAACCATCTGGGAGCGACTTAAGCAGTTAGGTGCTTAA
- a CDS encoding ATP-NAD kinase family protein: MQFKLGLIVNPVAGLGGAVALKGSDGSDTAELARSMGAEPKAHSRTAQALALLHPYRDVLEVYTVSGEMGEELAKAHGFTTRVVMTCGTPTTPEDTEQAARLLAEAKVDLLLFAGGDGTARNICSAIGSEAPVLGVPAGCKIHSGVYAITPKAAGRVVEMLIKGELVTIDDADVMDIDENAFRAGTVRAKRYGEMQVPSELRYVQSVKNGGKESDELVLADIAAYVISEMEEDEQYIMGSGSTVAAIMEELGLDNTLLGVDLIRDHTLLGSDLTAQQLLDNVGQAPTKLVITLIGGQGHIFGRGNQQLSPALIRQIGKDNIIVVATKSKLQALNGRPLIADTGDQDLDNELSGYIKVVTGYNDHVMYAVGHQDLI, from the coding sequence ATGCAGTTTAAACTAGGATTGATAGTCAACCCGGTTGCCGGGTTGGGCGGCGCCGTGGCGTTGAAAGGCAGTGATGGTAGCGACACCGCTGAACTTGCCCGCTCCATGGGTGCTGAGCCAAAAGCACATAGCCGTACGGCACAGGCGCTGGCTTTGTTACACCCCTACCGGGATGTGCTGGAGGTCTATACCGTCAGTGGTGAAATGGGGGAGGAGCTTGCTAAAGCGCATGGTTTTACCACCCGGGTAGTGATGACCTGTGGTACGCCCACGACCCCTGAGGACACTGAGCAGGCCGCCAGGTTACTTGCCGAAGCGAAAGTAGACTTGTTGCTGTTTGCTGGTGGAGATGGGACCGCACGAAATATCTGCTCTGCGATCGGGAGCGAGGCCCCTGTGCTGGGGGTTCCTGCTGGCTGCAAAATCCACAGTGGCGTTTATGCCATTACGCCGAAAGCGGCGGGCCGGGTCGTTGAAATGCTCATCAAAGGTGAATTGGTCACCATAGACGATGCCGATGTGATGGACATAGATGAAAATGCATTCAGAGCCGGAACGGTGCGCGCCAAGCGTTATGGTGAAATGCAGGTACCCAGTGAATTGCGTTACGTACAAAGCGTAAAAAATGGCGGTAAAGAAAGCGACGAACTGGTGCTAGCCGATATCGCTGCGTATGTGATTTCAGAGATGGAAGAAGACGAGCAATATATCATGGGCTCAGGCTCAACCGTAGCGGCGATTATGGAAGAGCTGGGGCTTGATAATACCCTGCTCGGAGTAGATTTGATCCGCGATCATACTTTGCTAGGGAGCGACCTGACCGCACAACAGTTACTGGATAATGTTGGGCAGGCACCCACTAAGCTGGTCATCACCTTAATTGGCGGACAAGGGCATATTTTTGGCCGGGGTAATCAGCAGTTAAGCCCGGCGCTGATCCGCCAGATCGGCAAAGATAATATCATCGTGGTTGCGACTAAAAGTAAGTTGCAGGCACTCAATGGTCGCCCTTTGATAGCGGATACGGGCGATCAGGACTTAGATAACGAACTGAGTGGCTACATCAAAGTAGTAACAGGTTATAATGACCATGTAATGTATGCCGTCGGGCATCAGGATTTAATTTAG
- a CDS encoding elongation factor P hydroxylase, which translates to MHHIDDLISIFNALFYPKYNTKLVSGTDEPIYLPADTQCDYHRIVFAHGFYASALHEVAHWLVAGKARRAQEDYGYWYCPDGRSKDQQLAFEQVEVKPQAIEWALSTAAGFAFNVSVDNLNGEPTCRFAFQKRVHAQVTELLTVGFNARAQALLKALAQFYSTPWPLSVGQFEWHCPQEFADAV; encoded by the coding sequence ATGCACCACATTGACGATCTGATCTCGATATTTAATGCCTTATTCTATCCAAAGTACAATACCAAGCTGGTGTCAGGCACAGATGAGCCAATATATCTGCCAGCAGATACGCAGTGTGATTATCACCGTATTGTATTTGCGCATGGCTTTTATGCCAGTGCCTTGCATGAAGTTGCTCATTGGCTGGTTGCGGGTAAAGCGCGCAGGGCGCAGGAAGATTATGGTTACTGGTACTGTCCTGATGGACGCAGTAAAGATCAGCAACTGGCATTTGAGCAGGTAGAAGTTAAACCTCAGGCTATCGAGTGGGCCCTGAGCACCGCTGCGGGGTTTGCATTTAACGTCTCCGTTGACAATTTAAATGGTGAGCCCACTTGCCGTTTTGCTTTTCAAAAACGTGTTCATGCACAGGTGACGGAGCTGCTCACAGTCGGCTTCAACGCTCGTGCACAGGCTTTACTCAAAGCGTTAGCTCAGTTTTACTCGACCCCCTGGCCACTCAGTGTTGGCCAGTTTGAATGGCATTGTCCACAGGAGTTTGCAGATGCAGTTTAA
- a CDS encoding sensor domain-containing diguanylate cyclase, producing MHSRYFFTFIATLVSATVLANVVMLYISDDASDVITRFEQHWQQQADIILREAQLLDELERQLSDNDPEHQVRDYLSEQRAYSINTDADVALHIVMMIAELELSDTEREALDEVQRILSEPRQSIPDKSLDTAPFKLSENPSSPRHLRLDIALQSLRLGMEARIEETKRQHQVALNSIINKGSVEAWLLLSLVVILACAGAVVLRGQLRTIEERACLFDAIPDALLYCEYSGKITRVNHSCTELFGYSVQELLRMSVEDLIPARFRDLHSKERRNFTGRAQMRRKGQNGLNIIGVHKCGDEIPLDIAIARTALGKETYFVAVIRDLRHELQLQQKAEVDFLTQVFNRGQIEQILNDELSRARRYQRPLSVMIVDIDNFKILNDTLGHQAGDRALTELSRFLVCSVRPSDGLGRWGGDEFVLVCPEIDAQESLQMAQRLVQAYCEQNQHGLSLSIGVTSCTQVSEKSDLAQLIGEADQALYQAKSQGRSRAVLFAADQH from the coding sequence ATGCACAGCAGGTACTTTTTCACTTTTATCGCCACACTTGTTAGCGCGACGGTGTTAGCGAACGTGGTCATGTTGTACATCAGCGATGATGCCAGCGATGTGATCACACGCTTTGAGCAGCACTGGCAACAGCAGGCAGACATTATTCTGCGAGAAGCACAGCTGCTCGATGAACTGGAACGTCAACTGAGTGACAATGACCCTGAACATCAGGTCAGAGATTATTTGTCTGAGCAGCGAGCGTATAGTATCAATACAGATGCTGATGTCGCTCTGCACATAGTGATGATGATTGCTGAGCTGGAACTGAGTGATACTGAACGAGAGGCGCTTGATGAAGTACAACGCATTCTGAGTGAGCCTCGACAATCAATCCCAGACAAGTCCTTGGACACTGCACCTTTCAAGTTATCTGAAAACCCCTCATCACCGCGCCATCTCCGGCTGGACATTGCCCTCCAGTCATTACGATTAGGTATGGAAGCGAGAATTGAGGAGACTAAGCGACAGCATCAGGTGGCCTTGAATAGTATTATAAATAAGGGCTCTGTTGAAGCCTGGTTGCTGTTGTCTTTGGTTGTGATACTTGCCTGTGCAGGTGCTGTGGTGTTACGTGGCCAGCTTAGGACCATTGAGGAGCGGGCGTGTTTGTTTGATGCAATCCCGGATGCGCTGCTTTATTGTGAGTATAGTGGCAAGATCACCCGGGTTAATCATTCGTGCACCGAATTGTTTGGCTACTCTGTTCAGGAGCTACTGCGCATGTCGGTAGAAGATCTGATCCCTGCGCGATTTCGTGATTTGCACAGCAAAGAGCGGCGCAATTTTACGGGTCGGGCACAAATGCGTCGCAAAGGGCAAAATGGTTTAAATATTATCGGTGTGCATAAGTGTGGTGATGAAATACCCCTGGACATTGCCATTGCCCGAACGGCATTGGGAAAAGAAACCTACTTTGTGGCGGTGATCCGCGACCTTCGTCACGAGTTACAACTGCAACAAAAAGCAGAAGTCGATTTTTTAACTCAAGTCTTTAATCGAGGTCAGATCGAGCAAATTCTGAATGACGAGCTGAGTCGGGCGAGGCGCTATCAGCGTCCTTTGTCAGTCATGATAGTCGACATAGATAACTTTAAGATATTGAACGATACGCTTGGCCACCAGGCCGGTGATCGCGCTCTAACCGAGCTAAGTCGTTTTTTGGTTTGCTCAGTGCGCCCCAGTGACGGATTGGGTCGTTGGGGAGGTGACGAATTTGTGCTGGTTTGTCCGGAAATTGATGCACAAGAATCCTTGCAAATGGCACAACGACTGGTGCAGGCATATTGCGAACAAAACCAGCATGGGCTGAGTTTAAGTATCGGCGTTACCAGTTGCACACAAGTGAGCGAAAAATCGGATTTAGCACAATTGATTGGGGAGGCAGATCAGGCTTTGTATCAGGCTAAGTCACAAGGTCGTAGCAGAGCGGTATTATTTGCTGCGGATCAGCACTGA
- the fadJ gene encoding fatty acid oxidation complex subunit alpha FadJ: MSVFSYELNSHRVAIVTIDVPGEKMNTLRDSFADELLTILEQGRNDDVTGMVFVSGKDDNFIAGADIKMLDQAKTREDALRLSEMCQQAFFKMQKLPFPTVAAIHGAALGGGLEFALACDYRVCSDDDKTKLGLPEVQLGLLPGGGGTQRLPKLVGIQKALEWMLTGKQVRARQAKKTGLVDDSVPHSILLNVAIKLARGHKPKARKPKLDKLSQLLESNPFGRNIIFKKAQENVEKKTGGHYPAPLAIIKAVRASVELGELKAYKTEAEGFADLVMTEVSQSLRGIFFATTEMKKEWQSDDAPKINRAAVLGGGLMGGGIAHVSAVKAGVPVRIKDVAHQGISNALSYSYKILSKKQKKRILSKAELQLAMNRITGTTDYTGMRHTDIVIEAVFEDLALKQSMVADIERECTEQTIFASNTSSLPIAQIAENAARPENVIGLHYFSPVEKMPLVEIIPHEGTSEETIARTVNFARKQGKTPIVVKDKAGFYVNRILAPYVNEAANLLLAGEPIEKIDQALVEFGFPVGPLALLDEVGVDIGSKIAPILEKELGDRFKAPDAFARMIDSKRLGRKTGKGFYKYESKGKKVDESVYDLLGITPAPRLNKQEIASRCVAQMLNEAARCLDEGIIASARDGDIGAIFGIGFPPFLGGPFSYMDKRGLNKVCSELSTYATDNAVFTPAEPLLAKAEAGEAYYS; the protein is encoded by the coding sequence ATGTCAGTATTTAGTTATGAATTAAACAGCCACCGCGTGGCTATCGTCACCATCGATGTGCCGGGCGAGAAGATGAACACGCTGCGCGACAGCTTTGCCGATGAGCTGTTGACTATTCTGGAGCAAGGCCGCAATGATGATGTGACTGGCATGGTATTTGTCAGTGGTAAAGACGATAATTTCATCGCTGGTGCCGACATCAAGATGTTGGATCAAGCAAAAACGCGCGAAGATGCGCTGCGCTTATCTGAAATGTGTCAGCAGGCGTTTTTCAAAATGCAGAAACTGCCATTCCCAACTGTCGCTGCCATTCATGGTGCGGCTCTCGGTGGTGGCCTTGAATTTGCGCTGGCTTGTGATTATCGCGTATGTAGCGACGATGACAAAACCAAGCTGGGCCTGCCAGAAGTACAGCTGGGTCTGTTACCGGGCGGTGGTGGTACACAGCGTTTACCGAAACTGGTTGGTATTCAAAAAGCGCTTGAGTGGATGCTCACAGGTAAGCAAGTACGTGCCAGGCAGGCTAAAAAGACCGGCCTGGTGGATGACAGTGTACCACACAGCATCTTGCTGAATGTGGCCATTAAACTGGCCCGGGGTCACAAGCCTAAAGCACGTAAGCCTAAGCTGGATAAACTGAGTCAGCTGCTGGAATCAAACCCGTTTGGTCGCAACATCATCTTCAAAAAAGCGCAAGAAAATGTTGAGAAGAAAACAGGCGGCCATTATCCGGCGCCGCTGGCTATCATCAAGGCAGTCCGTGCATCGGTTGAGTTGGGCGAACTGAAAGCCTATAAAACAGAAGCCGAAGGCTTTGCCGACTTGGTCATGACAGAGGTATCTCAGTCTTTACGCGGCATTTTCTTTGCTACTACTGAAATGAAAAAAGAATGGCAAAGTGACGACGCGCCTAAAATCAATCGTGCGGCTGTGCTTGGTGGCGGTCTGATGGGCGGCGGTATTGCTCATGTCAGTGCAGTAAAGGCCGGCGTGCCGGTACGAATTAAAGATGTGGCACATCAGGGGATCAGCAATGCCCTGAGTTACAGTTACAAGATCCTGTCGAAAAAGCAGAAAAAGCGTATCTTGTCCAAGGCTGAGTTACAGCTGGCGATGAACCGCATCACAGGCACAACCGATTACACTGGCATGCGCCATACCGATATCGTCATTGAAGCGGTATTTGAAGACCTGGCACTGAAGCAAAGCATGGTGGCAGACATCGAGCGCGAATGTACCGAGCAAACGATTTTTGCCAGCAACACTTCGTCATTGCCAATTGCCCAGATCGCTGAAAACGCAGCGCGCCCTGAAAATGTCATTGGTCTGCATTACTTCTCACCGGTAGAAAAGATGCCACTGGTTGAGATCATCCCGCATGAAGGGACCTCAGAAGAGACTATCGCACGCACGGTTAACTTTGCTCGCAAGCAAGGTAAGACGCCCATCGTGGTAAAAGATAAAGCGGGTTTTTACGTTAACCGAATCCTCGCGCCTTATGTGAATGAAGCGGCGAACTTGCTGCTGGCGGGTGAGCCGATTGAGAAAATTGATCAGGCTCTGGTTGAGTTTGGCTTCCCGGTTGGGCCTTTGGCATTGCTGGATGAAGTGGGCGTAGACATTGGTTCAAAAATTGCGCCAATCCTGGAAAAAGAGCTGGGTGATCGTTTCAAAGCGCCTGATGCATTTGCTCGCATGATTGATAGTAAACGTCTGGGCCGCAAAACCGGAAAAGGCTTTTACAAATACGAAAGCAAAGGCAAAAAAGTGGATGAGTCTGTCTACGATTTGCTGGGTATTACACCGGCTCCGCGTCTCAACAAGCAAGAAATTGCCAGCCGCTGTGTTGCACAGATGCTAAATGAGGCGGCTCGTTGTCTGGACGAGGGCATTATTGCCAGCGCCCGAGATGGCGACATTGGTGCCATTTTTGGTATTGGCTTCCCACCATTTTTGGGCGGACCATTTAGCTACATGGACAAGCGCGGCCTGAACAAGGTGTGTTCTGAGCTCTCTACCTATGCAACCGACAATGCGGTGTTTACACCTGCAGAGCCGCTTTTGGCAAAGGCTGAAGCAGGCGAAGCCTACTATAGTTAA
- the fadI gene encoding acetyl-CoA C-acyltransferase FadI, with protein MSEQNILKTTTGDRIAIVSGLRTPFAKQATAYHHVPALDLGKVVVNEMLERLNIDKTEIDQLVFGQVVQMPEAPNIAREIVLGTGMPVSVDAYSVSRACATSFQAVANVAESIIAGHTAVGIAGGADSSSVLPIGVSKKLAGSLVDLNKARTLSQRLKIFSKLRLKDLMPVPPAVAEYSTGLSMGQTAEQMAKTHAISRADQDALAHRSHTLAAKAWDDGLLKDEVMAAHVEPYKGFIEKDNNIRANSSLEGYAKLRPVFDRKHGSVTAANATPLTDGAAAVLMMSESKAKALGYEILGYVRNYAFTAIGVHEDMLMGPAHSTPLALERAGLTLQDLDLIEMHEAFAAQTLANMKMFASDKFAQEKLGRSKALGEIDMDKFNVNGGSLAYGHPFAATGARLITQTLNELKRRGGGLALTTACAAGGLGAAFVLESA; from the coding sequence ATGTCTGAACAAAACATTCTAAAAACAACAACAGGGGATCGCATTGCCATTGTTTCTGGTTTGCGTACACCCTTTGCGAAACAGGCCACGGCCTATCATCATGTACCAGCACTGGACCTGGGTAAGGTCGTCGTCAATGAAATGCTGGAACGTCTGAATATCGATAAAACAGAGATAGATCAGCTGGTCTTTGGTCAGGTGGTGCAAATGCCTGAAGCACCTAACATCGCGCGTGAAATCGTGCTGGGCACAGGCATGCCTGTGTCAGTCGATGCTTATTCAGTTTCACGTGCTTGTGCCACCAGTTTCCAGGCTGTGGCGAATGTTGCGGAATCTATTATTGCAGGTCATACGGCTGTCGGCATTGCCGGCGGTGCAGATTCATCGTCGGTTTTACCGATCGGTGTGAGCAAAAAGCTGGCAGGCAGCCTGGTTGATCTCAACAAGGCGCGTACTTTGTCACAGCGTCTGAAAATTTTCTCAAAGCTGAGACTGAAAGACCTGATGCCGGTGCCTCCTGCGGTTGCAGAGTACTCAACGGGCTTGTCTATGGGCCAGACTGCTGAGCAAATGGCCAAAACCCATGCAATCAGCCGTGCTGATCAGGACGCGCTGGCGCACCGTTCACACACCTTGGCTGCCAAGGCCTGGGATGATGGCTTGTTAAAAGATGAAGTCATGGCAGCGCACGTTGAACCATACAAAGGCTTTATTGAAAAAGACAACAACATTCGTGCGAACTCGTCACTGGAAGGCTATGCGAAATTACGCCCGGTTTTTGACCGTAAGCACGGCTCTGTGACGGCGGCAAACGCGACACCACTGACTGATGGTGCGGCTGCGGTACTGATGATGAGTGAAAGCAAAGCCAAAGCTCTGGGTTACGAAATTCTGGGTTATGTACGCAACTATGCATTTACCGCTATCGGTGTGCACGAAGACATGTTGATGGGTCCGGCTCACTCCACGCCACTGGCACTGGAGCGCGCTGGTCTTACTCTGCAAGACCTGGATTTAATTGAAATGCACGAAGCGTTTGCGGCGCAAACCCTGGCTAACATGAAGATGTTTGCCTCTGATAAGTTTGCTCAGGAGAAGCTGGGTCGCAGCAAAGCGCTGGGTGAAATCGATATGGATAAATTCAACGTAAACGGTGGTTCTTTGGCCTATGGTCACCCGTTTGCGGCAACAGGCGCGCGTTTAATCACGCAAACCCTGAATGAGCTAAAACGTCGCGGCGGTGGACTTGCGCTGACTACCGCTTGTGCGGCTGGTGGTCTGGGTGCAGCCTTTGTATTGGAGAGTGCATAA
- a CDS encoding AAA family ATPase: protein MAVNAFSELKNYLDSQILGQSALTEALLIALLADGHLLVEGPPGLAKTRAVNALAKGIEGSFQRVQFTPDLLPADITGTDIYRQQTSEFVFEKGPLFHHLILADEINRAPAKVQSALLEAMAERQITVGKTTYPLPELFMVMATQNPLEQEGTYPLPEAQLDRFLLHLNIDYPQASTELEILRLTRGEALSEQSVQFTPISQQTLFEARKKVLSLHLAEPLEQYLVQLIIATREAAKLDPQLGAWIEYGASPRATIALDKCARAHAWLQGQDFVTPDDIQAVLHNVLRHRIILSYEAQADGISKDQVISRILELVPVP from the coding sequence ATGGCAGTAAACGCATTTAGTGAACTGAAAAACTACCTCGACTCGCAAATCTTAGGTCAGAGCGCACTGACAGAAGCGCTATTAATCGCCTTACTGGCAGATGGCCACTTACTGGTTGAAGGCCCGCCGGGACTGGCTAAAACCCGTGCCGTAAACGCCCTGGCAAAGGGTATTGAAGGAAGCTTTCAGCGCGTTCAGTTTACCCCGGACTTGTTGCCTGCCGATATTACCGGTACCGACATCTATCGCCAGCAAACCAGCGAGTTTGTGTTTGAAAAAGGCCCTTTGTTTCACCACTTGATCCTCGCGGACGAAATCAACCGTGCGCCGGCCAAAGTGCAGTCTGCGCTGCTCGAAGCCATGGCGGAGCGGCAGATCACGGTAGGCAAAACAACCTATCCACTGCCCGAGCTCTTCATGGTAATGGCAACGCAAAACCCGCTGGAACAGGAAGGGACCTACCCGCTACCAGAAGCGCAACTTGACCGTTTCCTGTTACATCTCAATATTGATTACCCGCAAGCCAGCACTGAGCTGGAGATACTGCGCTTAACCCGTGGCGAAGCACTGTCTGAACAAAGTGTGCAGTTCACCCCTATTTCACAACAAACCTTGTTTGAAGCACGTAAAAAAGTACTTTCACTGCATCTGGCTGAGCCGCTTGAACAATATCTGGTGCAATTAATCATCGCCACGCGTGAAGCCGCCAAGCTGGACCCGCAGCTGGGCGCCTGGATTGAATATGGTGCCAGCCCGCGAGCGACCATTGCTTTGGATAAATGTGCTCGCGCTCATGCCTGGTTACAAGGACAAGACTTTGTCACACCGGATGATATTCAGGCTGTCCTGCATAACGTGCTGCGTCACCGTATCATTCTGAGCTATGAAGCACAGGCAGATGGGATCAGTAAAGATCAGGTGATCAGCCGTATTCTGGAACTGGTACCCGTTCCGTAA
- a CDS encoding DUF58 domain-containing protein produces MKHAMQSVDHTSWLTQSHSNGVELTLKELLYYKSKARLLDLKPKRAIRSDQAGQYLAPHKGRGMEFAEVRQYQYGDDIRAIDWRVTARTGEAHTKLYQEEKERPVFIFCDLSSPLLFGSRLLLKSVQAAHLSALVAWSACARGDRLGGVVFSEHGHHELKPTARDKGVLAFCHQLCDIHAQSLAQRGENQVSSFDNNLKRLSHLAKPSSLIYLISDFSQLNEASFKQLEHLSRHCELIGCQISDPFEHTLPAYKDAVEVSSASGSWTLPLADKQFRTQFAEQAEQAFQNRLARLQRAGMTMQTFCASAPIETQISR; encoded by the coding sequence ATGAAGCATGCTATGCAATCCGTTGATCACACTAGTTGGCTGACACAAAGCCACAGCAATGGTGTTGAGCTGACACTCAAAGAGCTGTTGTACTATAAAAGTAAGGCGCGCCTGCTGGACCTCAAGCCCAAACGCGCTATTCGCAGCGATCAGGCCGGGCAATACCTGGCCCCGCATAAAGGCCGGGGAATGGAGTTTGCAGAAGTACGTCAGTATCAGTACGGGGATGATATCCGTGCCATAGACTGGCGAGTGACTGCGCGCACCGGAGAAGCGCATACCAAGCTCTATCAGGAAGAAAAAGAGCGTCCGGTGTTTATTTTTTGCGATCTGTCCAGCCCGTTGCTGTTCGGCAGTCGCTTGTTGCTTAAGTCTGTTCAGGCTGCCCACCTGAGTGCCCTGGTTGCCTGGTCTGCGTGCGCCCGAGGTGATCGACTCGGTGGCGTCGTGTTCAGCGAACACGGTCACCATGAACTTAAACCCACCGCACGTGACAAAGGAGTGCTGGCATTTTGTCACCAACTATGTGATATCCATGCACAAAGCCTTGCTCAGCGCGGTGAAAACCAGGTCTCAAGCTTTGACAATAATCTGAAACGTTTGTCACACCTGGCCAAGCCCAGCAGTCTTATCTATTTGATCTCAGATTTTAGCCAGCTCAATGAAGCCAGTTTTAAGCAGCTTGAGCACCTTAGCCGGCATTGTGAACTGATTGGCTGCCAGATCAGCGACCCGTTTGAGCACACCTTACCGGCTTATAAGGATGCGGTTGAAGTCAGCTCCGCGTCTGGCAGTTGGACTTTACCGTTAGCAGATAAGCAATTCAGAACCCAGTTTGCCGAGCAAGCTGAGCAAGCTTTTCAGAACAGACTGGCACGCTTGCAGCGTGCCGGAATGACCATGCAAACGTTTTGTGCCTCAGCGCCAATTGAAACCCAGATCTCCAGGTAA
- a CDS encoding DUF4381 domain-containing protein, whose protein sequence is MQNPLDALHDVIPPEQVDWWPLTPVSWAVIIAVILIVSVSIWLAVKKWQHNAAKREAIQLSEQHAQDALALHGILKRLARHYYGNEHAAQPTAQWLKLLNKLTGQQFDQQDLNSLYSSNPTLACTKLMSAIKTFKTKEAVNV, encoded by the coding sequence ATGCAGAACCCCTTAGACGCGCTTCATGATGTGATCCCACCCGAGCAGGTTGACTGGTGGCCGCTTACCCCTGTCAGCTGGGCGGTGATCATTGCAGTCATATTGATAGTGAGCGTCAGTATCTGGCTGGCTGTCAAAAAATGGCAGCATAATGCAGCCAAACGCGAAGCCATTCAGCTGAGTGAACAACATGCCCAGGATGCACTGGCATTACATGGCATACTAAAACGTCTGGCCCGGCACTATTATGGCAATGAGCACGCAGCTCAGCCTACAGCACAGTGGCTGAAGTTGCTCAACAAACTCACAGGCCAGCAGTTCGACCAGCAGGACCTCAATTCGTTATATAGCAGTAACCCGACGCTGGCGTGCACTAAGCTGATGTCGGCAATTAAAACCTTCAAAACCAAGGAGGCCGTCAATGTTTGA